Proteins from a genomic interval of Candidatus Hydrothermales bacterium:
- a CDS encoding pitrilysin family protein — MPFIIYLFGFLNIEHVELKNKLNLYMIENKLSPIVTIVLSFKAGGEYQTPEDAGLFHLVEHMFFKGNKKYKTQEEFMKKVRELGISYNGATSHNYVVYFYTLPKEKLKEGLEFAYHAITGILFEEKELEKEKTVVLDEYNRDYSDPLMNFYTDLSRLFFEEEFYRDDLLGPRHNILKAKRETMIRQYEKFYGPENCNLIISGDIDFKETEKLARKIFEKWKKRTTYQKPSKLPELKSKKILRIKSKDVKSAKITLLFRGPSTLYERKDTYIADLVGKMFSLSYSPFQLEFVNSGIAGGATFAYYTKKASGEIFINLDLEKSKIEEALKKLNYFLESIDDEKWFPNEIIEDAKISIENDFYMQTENSQRFALEFSFWITAADFEYFKNYVDEIKKLTKEDIKEFLRNYIKNKNYVMGILEPEEE; from the coding sequence ATGCCTTTTATAATTTACCTGTTTGGATTTTTAAATATTGAGCATGTTGAACTAAAGAACAAGTTAAACCTTTACATGATAGAAAATAAGTTATCCCCTATAGTCACAATTGTTCTTTCTTTCAAAGCTGGAGGTGAATACCAAACTCCTGAAGATGCTGGGCTTTTTCATCTTGTAGAACACATGTTTTTTAAAGGGAATAAAAAATATAAAACTCAAGAAGAATTCATGAAAAAAGTAAGAGAACTCGGAATTTCCTATAATGGTGCAACTTCTCATAATTACGTTGTTTACTTTTATACCTTACCTAAAGAAAAACTAAAAGAGGGACTTGAATTTGCATACCATGCAATAACAGGAATCCTCTTTGAGGAGAAAGAACTAGAAAAGGAAAAAACAGTAGTTCTTGACGAGTATAACAGAGACTACTCAGATCCCTTAATGAATTTTTATACAGATCTTTCAAGATTATTTTTTGAAGAAGAGTTTTATAGGGATGACCTCTTAGGACCTAGACACAACATTTTAAAAGCTAAAAGAGAAACTATGATTAGGCAATATGAAAAATTCTATGGACCTGAAAATTGTAACTTGATCATATCTGGAGATATTGACTTTAAAGAAACTGAAAAACTTGCGAGAAAAATATTTGAAAAGTGGAAAAAGAGAACTACTTATCAAAAGCCATCAAAATTACCTGAACTTAAATCAAAAAAAATTTTAAGAATAAAATCAAAAGATGTAAAAAGTGCAAAGATAACACTTCTTTTTAGGGGACCCTCAACCCTTTATGAAAGAAAAGATACTTACATTGCTGATCTTGTAGGAAAAATGTTTTCACTTTCCTATTCTCCATTTCAGCTGGAATTTGTAAATTCAGGAATAGCAGGAGGTGCAACTTTTGCGTACTATACAAAAAAGGCTTCAGGAGAAATCTTTATTAACCTTGATTTAGAAAAATCTAAAATTGAGGAAGCTTTAAAAAAACTAAACTATTTTTTGGAATCTATAGATGATGAAAAATGGTTTCCTAATGAAATAATTGAGGACGCAAAAATTTCTATTGAAAATGATTTTTACATGCAGACTGAAAATTCTCAGAGGTTTGCCCTTGAGTTTTCCTTTTGGATAACTGCGGCTGACTTTGAATACTTTAAAAACTACGTCGATGAAATAAAAAAATTAACTAAAGAAGATATAAAAGAATTTTTAAGAAATTATATAAAAAACAAAAACTATGTAATGGGAATACTTGAACCAGAGGAGGAATAA
- a CDS encoding pitrilysin family protein yields the protein MKKIVLITILLSTRVFSEILLLENNIPLIYKKIEGIEVISCGVLFRGGVAKYTEGMDGIENFSLNALLEGTKSNPYPQLHKVMTKYGIQSKVITEHDFSVLILKSPSKNYKKVIEILFEIFSEPELKPDRVNSVKTNILLKLKRKEEDPDQKLFRLLNNVFYKNHPYIIEHDGKVETVSKFKIEDIKEFLKKNFKSGNIILGFIGPIEKDEVYKLLNEKFGKIEKSEDLKIEIKEFLPKDTFFHIVEKDFKTTYIASKFPLPEVTHSDYPILLALSEILSTRLEEKIRTKEGLSYSVFAGLSLKKKNYGYFYVSSSLPDSAFKFILKEIENLKKISVKREEIIETFNIYKTLKYLQNSSTDLALLNMLKSYILTEKENFLDDILHELTRVKPEEIKRCANTYLKNFTIIRLGP from the coding sequence ATGAAAAAAATAGTTCTTATTACGATACTTTTATCTACAAGAGTTTTTTCTGAAATTTTGCTTCTTGAAAACAATATACCTTTAATCTATAAAAAAATTGAGGGAATAGAAGTTATAAGTTGTGGTGTGCTCTTTAGAGGAGGTGTGGCAAAGTATACTGAGGGAATGGACGGAATTGAAAATTTCTCTCTTAATGCTTTACTTGAGGGAACTAAATCTAATCCATATCCACAGCTTCACAAAGTTATGACAAAATACGGAATACAAAGTAAAGTAATAACTGAGCATGATTTTTCCGTATTAATTTTAAAGTCCCCATCTAAAAACTATAAGAAAGTTATAGAAATTTTATTTGAAATTTTTTCTGAACCAGAGCTTAAGCCAGATAGAGTAAACTCAGTAAAAACTAACATACTTTTGAAATTAAAAAGAAAAGAAGAAGATCCTGATCAGAAACTCTTTAGACTCCTAAATAACGTCTTTTATAAAAACCATCCCTATATAATAGAACACGATGGGAAAGTAGAAACAGTAAGCAAATTTAAAATAGAAGACATAAAAGAATTTCTTAAAAAGAATTTCAAGTCGGGAAATATTATTTTAGGTTTCATAGGTCCAATTGAAAAAGATGAGGTTTATAAACTGCTTAATGAAAAATTTGGTAAAATTGAAAAATCTGAGGATTTAAAGATTGAAATAAAAGAATTTTTACCAAAAGATACTTTCTTTCACATTGTAGAAAAAGATTTTAAGACAACCTATATAGCAAGTAAGTTTCCTCTTCCTGAGGTCACACACAGCGACTATCCTATTTTACTTGCTCTCTCAGAAATCCTTTCTACTAGATTAGAAGAGAAAATCAGAACAAAAGAGGGATTATCTTACTCTGTTTTTGCCGGACTTTCCTTAAAGAAGAAAAACTATGGATACTTCTATGTTTCATCATCCTTACCAGACTCTGCATTTAAATTCATCTTAAAAGAAATTGAAAACCTGAAAAAAATAAGTGTAAAAAGAGAGGAAATTATAGAAACTTTTAATATCTATAAAACTTTGAAATACTTACAGAATTCATCCACAGATCTAGCCCTTTTAAATATGCTAAAGTCTTACATACTTACGGAGAAAGAGAACTTTTTGGATGATATTTTGCACGAATTGACCAGGGTAAAACCAGAGGAAATTAAAAGATGCGCAAATACTTACCTTAAAAACTTTACTATAATAAGACTGGGACCTTAG